The Aquila chrysaetos chrysaetos chromosome 16, bAquChr1.4, whole genome shotgun sequence genome has a segment encoding these proteins:
- the WDTC1 gene encoding WD and tetratricopeptide repeats protein 1 isoform X2 yields MLGCTAALPIASFRLPHCKKMAKANITRDIIHRQIKERGALGFERHYHVTDPFIRRLGLEAELQGHSGCVNCLEWNEKGDLLASGSDDQHTIVWDPLHHKKLLSMHTGHTANIFSVKFLPHSGDRILITGAADSKVHVHDLTVKETIHMFGDHTNRVKRIATAPMWPNTFWSAAEDGLIRQYDLRENSKRSEVLIDLTEYCGQLVEAKCLTVNPQDNNYLAVGASGPFVRLYDIRMIHNHRKSMKQSPSAGVHTFCDRQKPLPDGAAQYYVAGHLPVKLPDYNNRLRVLVATYVTFSPDGTELLVNMGGEQVYLFDLTYKQRPYTFLLPKKCHTSGEVQNGKTSTNGVSNGIHLHSNGFRLSEGRAHVSPQVELPPYLERIKQQANEAFACQLWTQAIQLYSKAVQKAPNNAMLYGNRAAAYMKRKWDGDHYDALRDCLKAISLNPCHLKAHFRLARCLFELKYVAEALECLDDFKGKFPEQAHSSACDALDRDINAALFSKSDNAEDKKGGGPIRLRATGRKDSISEDEMVLRERSYDYKFRYCGHCNTTTDIKEANFFGRVEKDDGNPPPCVAA; encoded by the exons ATGCTTGGATGCACAGCAGCTCTTCCGATAGCTTCTTTTCGTCTGCCCCATTGCAAGAAGATGGCAAAAGCAAACATTACCAGAGACATCATCCACAGACAGATCAAG GAGAGGGGTGCACTGGGCTTCGAACGACACTATCATGTCACTGATCCATTCATTCGACGCCTGGGCCTAGAAGCAGAATTGCAG ggtCACTCTGGGTGTGTCAACTGTCTAGAATGGAATGAAAAAGGAGA CTTGTTGGCCTCTGGCTCTGATGACCAGCATACCATTGTCTGGGATCCTCTGCACCACAAGAAACTCCTTTCTATGCACACAGGACATACTGCAAACATCTTTTCTGTCAAG TTCTTGCCACATTCAGGCGATCGGATCCTCATCACAGGAGCTGCAGATTCCAAGGTGCATGTCCATGACTTGACTGTCAAGGAGACCATCCACATGTTTGGAGACCACACCAACAGAGTTAAGCGGATTGCCACAGCTCCCATGTGGCCTAACACCTTCTGGAGTGCAGCCGAAGACGGGCTAATCAG ACAGTACGATCTGCGAGAGAACAGCAAACGTTCAGAAGTCCTGATAGACCTGACAGAGTACTGCGGGCAGCTGGTGGAGGCCAAATGCCTGACGGTCAACCCCCAAGATAACAACTACTTAGCAGTAGGGGCAAGTGGACCCTTTGTGCGCCTCTACGACATACGCATGATCCACAACCACAG AAAAAGCATGAAGCAGAGTCCTTCAGCTGGAGTACACACATTCTGTGACCGACAGAAACCCCTCCCGGATGGTGCAGCACAGTACTACGTGGCAG GGCACCTTCCAGTGAAGCTTCCGGACTACAACAACCGGCTGAGAGTTCTGGTGGCCACATATGTCACCTTCAGTCCTGATGGCACTGAGCTCTTAGTCAACATGGGAGGGGAGCAG GTCTACTTGTTTGATCTAACATACAAACAGCGACCATACACTTTTCTCCTCCCAAAGAAGTGCCATACTTCAGGGG AAGTGCAGAATGGAAAAACCTCTACCAATGGAGTGTCAAATGGCATCCATCTCCACAGCAATGGCTTCCGCTTGTCTGAAGGAAGAGCACATGTGAG tcCCCAAGTGGAGCTACCTCCATATCTGGAGAGAATCAAGCAGCAAGCCAACGAGGCCTTTGCTTGCCAGCTGTGGACTCAAGCCATTCAGCTATACAGCAAAGCAGTCCAGAAAGCCCCCAACAATGCCATGCTGTATGgaaacagagctgctgcctACATGAAGCGCAAGTG GGATGGGGACCATTATGATGCTTTAAGAGACTGCTTGAAGGCGATCTCCTTGAATCCATGCCACCTGAAGGCCCATTTCCGTCTTGCCCGCTGTCTCTTTGAACTCAAGTATGTGGCAGAAGCACTGGAGTGTCTGGATGACTTTAAAGGGAAGTTCCCAGAACAAGCACATAGCAGTGCCTGCGATGCACTAGACAGAGACATCAATGCAGCCCTCTTCTCCAAGAGTGATAACG CTGAAGACAAGAAAGGGGGTGGCCCCATCCGGCTGCGAGCCACAGGCCGCAAGGATTCCATCTCAGAGGATGAGATGGTGCTGAGGGAGCGCAGCTATGACTACAAATTCCGATATTGTGGCCACTGTAACACTACTACAGACATCAAAGAGGCCAATTTCTTTGGCAG GGTTGAAAAAGATGACGGAAACCCTCCTCCTTGTGTGGCTGCATGA
- the WDTC1 gene encoding WD and tetratricopeptide repeats protein 1 isoform X1 yields the protein MLGCTAALPIASFRLPHCKKMAKANITRDIIHRQIKERGALGFERHYHVTDPFIRRLGLEAELQGHSGCVNCLEWNEKGDLLASGSDDQHTIVWDPLHHKKLLSMHTGHTANIFSVKFLPHSGDRILITGAADSKVHVHDLTVKETIHMFGDHTNRVKRIATAPMWPNTFWSAAEDGLIRQYDLRENSKRSEVLIDLTEYCGQLVEAKCLTVNPQDNNYLAVGASGPFVRLYDIRMIHNHRKSMKQSPSAGVHTFCDRQKPLPDGAAQYYVAGHLPVKLPDYNNRLRVLVATYVTFSPDGTELLVNMGGEQVYLFDLTYKQRPYTFLLPKKCHTSGEVQNGKTSTNGVSNGIHLHSNGFRLSEGRAHVSPQVELPPYLERIKQQANEAFACQLWTQAIQLYSKAVQKAPNNAMLYGNRAAAYMKRKWDGDHYDALRDCLKAISLNPCHLKAHFRLARCLFELKYVAEALECLDDFKGKFPEQAHSSACDALDRDINAALFSKSDNAEDKKGGGPIRLRATGRKDSISEDEMVLRERSYDYKFRYCGHCNTTTDIKEANFFGSNAQYIVSGSDDGSFFIWEKETTNLVRVLQGDESIVNCLQPHPSYCFLATSGIDPVVRLWNPRPESETLNGRVVVDMEGASQANQRRMNADPLEVMLLNMGYRITGLTSGGAGGSDDEDSSEGQVQCRPS from the exons ATGCTTGGATGCACAGCAGCTCTTCCGATAGCTTCTTTTCGTCTGCCCCATTGCAAGAAGATGGCAAAAGCAAACATTACCAGAGACATCATCCACAGACAGATCAAG GAGAGGGGTGCACTGGGCTTCGAACGACACTATCATGTCACTGATCCATTCATTCGACGCCTGGGCCTAGAAGCAGAATTGCAG ggtCACTCTGGGTGTGTCAACTGTCTAGAATGGAATGAAAAAGGAGA CTTGTTGGCCTCTGGCTCTGATGACCAGCATACCATTGTCTGGGATCCTCTGCACCACAAGAAACTCCTTTCTATGCACACAGGACATACTGCAAACATCTTTTCTGTCAAG TTCTTGCCACATTCAGGCGATCGGATCCTCATCACAGGAGCTGCAGATTCCAAGGTGCATGTCCATGACTTGACTGTCAAGGAGACCATCCACATGTTTGGAGACCACACCAACAGAGTTAAGCGGATTGCCACAGCTCCCATGTGGCCTAACACCTTCTGGAGTGCAGCCGAAGACGGGCTAATCAG ACAGTACGATCTGCGAGAGAACAGCAAACGTTCAGAAGTCCTGATAGACCTGACAGAGTACTGCGGGCAGCTGGTGGAGGCCAAATGCCTGACGGTCAACCCCCAAGATAACAACTACTTAGCAGTAGGGGCAAGTGGACCCTTTGTGCGCCTCTACGACATACGCATGATCCACAACCACAG AAAAAGCATGAAGCAGAGTCCTTCAGCTGGAGTACACACATTCTGTGACCGACAGAAACCCCTCCCGGATGGTGCAGCACAGTACTACGTGGCAG GGCACCTTCCAGTGAAGCTTCCGGACTACAACAACCGGCTGAGAGTTCTGGTGGCCACATATGTCACCTTCAGTCCTGATGGCACTGAGCTCTTAGTCAACATGGGAGGGGAGCAG GTCTACTTGTTTGATCTAACATACAAACAGCGACCATACACTTTTCTCCTCCCAAAGAAGTGCCATACTTCAGGGG AAGTGCAGAATGGAAAAACCTCTACCAATGGAGTGTCAAATGGCATCCATCTCCACAGCAATGGCTTCCGCTTGTCTGAAGGAAGAGCACATGTGAG tcCCCAAGTGGAGCTACCTCCATATCTGGAGAGAATCAAGCAGCAAGCCAACGAGGCCTTTGCTTGCCAGCTGTGGACTCAAGCCATTCAGCTATACAGCAAAGCAGTCCAGAAAGCCCCCAACAATGCCATGCTGTATGgaaacagagctgctgcctACATGAAGCGCAAGTG GGATGGGGACCATTATGATGCTTTAAGAGACTGCTTGAAGGCGATCTCCTTGAATCCATGCCACCTGAAGGCCCATTTCCGTCTTGCCCGCTGTCTCTTTGAACTCAAGTATGTGGCAGAAGCACTGGAGTGTCTGGATGACTTTAAAGGGAAGTTCCCAGAACAAGCACATAGCAGTGCCTGCGATGCACTAGACAGAGACATCAATGCAGCCCTCTTCTCCAAGAGTGATAACG CTGAAGACAAGAAAGGGGGTGGCCCCATCCGGCTGCGAGCCACAGGCCGCAAGGATTCCATCTCAGAGGATGAGATGGTGCTGAGGGAGCGCAGCTATGACTACAAATTCCGATATTGTGGCCACTGTAACACTACTACAGACATCAAAGAGGCCAATTTCTTTGGCAG CAATGCACAGTACATAGTCAGTGGGTCAGATGACGGCTCCTTCTTCATCTGGGAGAAAGAAACCACCAACCTTGTTAGAGTGCTGCAGGGAGATGAGTCGATTGTGAATTGTCTCCAGCCTCATCCCAGTTACTGCTTCCTGGCTACCAGCGGCATTGACCCAGTTGTACGACTGTGGAATCCTAGGCCAGAG AGTGAAACCCTTAATGGGCGCGTGGTAGTAGACATGGAAGGTGCTTCCCAAGCTAACCAGAGACGAATGAATGCAGACCCGCTGGAGGTGATGTTGCTGAACATGGGGTACCGGATTACAGGACTGACCAGTGGTGGGGCTGGAGGCTCAGATGATGAAGACAGCTCGGAGGGGCAAGTCCAGTGCCGGCCCAGCTAA